TGGCCCCGAGCGAGACCCGGAGCACCGAGGAGCAACTCCTCACGGAGATCCGCGACTCCCTGCGGGCGGCGGCGACCGCCCTCGAGGAGGAGTCACGGTGATCTCCACCCTCGTCTCCGGCTTGCGGCCGCTGATCGAACCCCTGCTCAAGCTGCGCTTCGAGCCGCCAACGCTTCCAGAGGGAAGCCAGACCCTGCGCAAGCTCAAGCCTTCCGAGCGCTACCTGGCCTACGCCTATACGAGAGCCATGCTCTCCCATGTCGGGCCGCTCCTCGCCGTCCCCGCGCTCATGGTCCTGGAGCTCGTGGTGGGCGGCTACGCCACGGTGTCGCCCCTTCTCGCCGCGATCCTCATACTCGCCCTGACCCTCTCATCGCTGGCCGTGTCCCTGGTCGTGATTCGGCTGGACTGGGAGCTCCGTGACTACCTCATCGGCAGCCGGAGCCTTCGCCTGCGCGAGGGAGCGTTCGTCCAGCGCGAGCTCACCCTGAGCTACGCCAACGTGCAGAACGTGGAGGTGACGCAGGGCCCGCTCGAGCGGCTCTTTGGGTTCAAGAGCCTGCGTGTCAGCACGGCGGGAGGCAGCCGAGGCACGCCAGGAGAGCACGGTGCTCCAAGCCACGAGGCTCGACTCGTGGGCCTGGAGGATGCCGAGGGGGTCCGGGATCTCGTCCTCGGTGCATTGAGACAGCAGCGCGATGCCGGGCTCGGAGATCCGTCCCACGAGGTCCCGAGGACGCGTACCTGGTTGCTCGAGGAGATCCGCGACGCGGCGGCGGCTCTCCATCTCGCCACCGGGAGGCGGACCCGGAGGACGAGCGGAGGTCCCCCGCCAGCCCCGCCGAGCCGTTGAGACGGATCGGTAAGGCTCGCCGCCATCGAGCAC
This is a stretch of genomic DNA from Archangium violaceum. It encodes these proteins:
- a CDS encoding PH domain-containing protein, whose product is MISTLVSGLRPLIEPLLKLRFEPPTLPEGSQTLRKLKPSERYLAYAYTRAMLSHVGPLLAVPALMVLELVVGGYATVSPLLAAILILALTLSSLAVSLVVIRLDWELRDYLIGSRSLRLREGAFVQRELTLSYANVQNVEVTQGPLERLFGFKSLRVSTAGGSRGTPGEHGAPSHEARLVGLEDAEGVRDLVLGALRQQRDAGLGDPSHEVPRTRTWLLEEIRDAAAALHLATGRRTRRTSGGPPPAPPSR